The proteins below come from a single Triticum aestivum cultivar Chinese Spring chromosome 5D, IWGSC CS RefSeq v2.1, whole genome shotgun sequence genomic window:
- the LOC123123545 gene encoding dolichol-phosphate mannosyltransferase subunit 1: MEKGGEAGGGRPEYSIIVPTYNERLNVALIVYLIFKHLPDAKFEIVIVDDGSPDGTQDIVKQLQQVYGEDRVLLRARPRKLGLGTAYMHGLKHASGEFVVIMDADLSHHPKYLPSFIRKQKETGADIVTGTRYVSNGGVHGWNLMRKLTSRGANVLAQTLLQPGASDLTGSFRLYKRSVLEDVISSCVSKGYVFQMEMIVRATRKGYHIEEVPITFVDRVFGISKLGGSEIVGYLKGLVYLLLTT; encoded by the exons atggagaagggaggggaggccggcggcggccggccggAGTACAGCATCATCGTGCCCACCTACAACGAGCGCCTCAACGTCGCCCTCATCGTCTACCTCATCTTCAAGCACCTCCC GGATGCCAAGTTCGAAATCGTTATTGTGGATGATGGAAGCCCCGATGGAACTCAAGACATTGTAAAGCAGCTGCAGCAAGTATATGGCGAAGATCGTGTT CTACTGCgagctagaccaaggaaactaggGCTTG GTACTGCATATATGCATGGATTAAAGCATGCTTCAGGGGAGTTCGTTGTTATAATGGATGCGGATCTATCTCATCAT CCAAAGTATTTGCCAAGCTTCATCAG GAAGCAAAAGGAAACCGGTGCTGACATTGTAACTGGCACCCGTTATGTTAGCAACGGCGGTGTCCATGGTTGGAATCTTATGCGGAAGTTGACCAGCAGGGGAGCAAATGTTCTAGCACAGACGTTGCTACAGCCTGGAGCTTCTGATCTGACTGGATCGTTTAG GCTATATAAGCGAAGTGTTTTGGAGGATGTCATCTCCTCCTGCGTCAGCAAGGGCTATGTATTCCAAATGGAGATGATTGTCAGGGCTACTAGGAAAGGTTATCACATTGAAGAG GTCCCAATCACTTTCGTAGACAGGGTCTTCGGAATCTCAAAGCTCGGTGGATCCGAAATTGTTGGATATTTGAAAGGCCTTGTGTATCTGTTGCTCACAACATAG
- the LOC123126024 gene encoding uncharacterized protein, which translates to MAVMDTAFKALTAGLGVATLYLAGSFSFNVYRGLAWHSEQSKLEKEKEKSED; encoded by the exons ATGGCGGTGATGGACACGGCGTTCAAGGCGCTGACGGCGGGGCTGGGCGTGGCGACGCTCTACCTGGCCGGCTCCTTCTCCTTCAATGTCTACCGCGGCCTCGCCTGGCACTCCGAGCAATCC AAGCTAGAAAAGGAAAAGGAGAAGAGTGAAGATTGA